The following are encoded in a window of Sporosarcina luteola genomic DNA:
- a CDS encoding nuclear transport factor 2 family protein, with product MELLKNIAMNYLQLIVAGEIDEAYEKYASPELRHHNPYFPGDGESLKKAMKENDGMSPNKTLEVKQTIEEGEMVMVYSHIKQNPDDLGAAAVHIFRFHEGKIVEMWDVGQPVPEESPNENGMF from the coding sequence ATGGAATTGCTTAAAAACATAGCAATGAATTATCTTCAACTGATTGTTGCAGGAGAGATTGATGAGGCTTATGAGAAGTACGCAAGCCCTGAGCTCCGCCACCATAATCCATATTTCCCCGGGGATGGGGAATCGCTGAAGAAGGCGATGAAAGAGAATGACGGCATGAGTCCGAACAAGACGCTTGAAGTGAAACAGACGATTGAAGAAGGGGAAATGGTGATGGTTTATTCCCACATCAAACAGAACCCTGACGATCTCGGAGCCGCAGCCGTCCATATTTTCCGCTTCCATGAGGGGAAAATCGTTGAGATGTGGGATGTCGGCCAACCTGTACCGGAAGAATCACCGAATGAGAATGGGATGTTTTAA
- a CDS encoding amino acid ABC transporter permease: METIIAAFPYLLLGMKVTLYIFFFSIIFGFLIGLLTALMRLTTIKPLNWIAKVFVDIIRGTPFIVQLFFIYFGLNGLEFISLDRTVAGILTVSINAGAYFSEIIRAGILSIDKGQTEAARSLGLTKVQTMKTIVLPQAFRTMLPTITNQSIISFKDTSLLSIIGIADIVQRGKVHASTTFKPFEVWLTVGVIYFVIIYLMSLLSSFIERRYKIR; the protein is encoded by the coding sequence ATGGAGACAATAATTGCCGCATTTCCCTATCTGCTTCTAGGAATGAAAGTAACACTTTATATCTTTTTCTTTTCAATTATATTTGGTTTTTTAATTGGTTTACTAACTGCACTTATGCGATTAACAACTATAAAACCGTTAAATTGGATTGCGAAAGTATTTGTGGATATTATTCGAGGAACTCCATTTATCGTTCAACTGTTCTTCATTTATTTTGGATTGAATGGACTGGAGTTTATTTCATTAGACCGGACAGTTGCTGGGATTTTGACTGTTTCAATTAATGCAGGAGCCTATTTCTCTGAAATAATCCGTGCAGGAATTTTGTCGATTGACAAAGGGCAAACGGAAGCTGCTAGATCCCTCGGTCTTACTAAAGTGCAAACGATGAAAACCATTGTGTTACCACAAGCGTTTCGAACGATGCTGCCGACTATTACTAATCAATCCATTATTAGTTTCAAGGATACTTCACTCCTATCCATTATCGGGATTGCTGATATTGTTCAAAGAGGAAAGGTTCATGCGAGTACAACATTTAAACCTTTTGAAGTATGGTTGACAGTTGGTGTCATTTATTTTGTAATCATCTACCTGATGTCGTTACTTTCCAGCTTTATTGAAAGGAGGTACAAAATTAGATGA
- a CDS encoding MBL fold metallo-hydrolase, translating to MSKVVLHVLGTAQDAGLPHPNCFCENCTEAIKNPTFRRTAASLAIVLPEEKAWHLIDATPDLKEQMARVQMKHNLQGQLMSSVFLTHAHLGHYPGLLFLGREAIGANKVPVLAGAKMKRLLEEQAPWSQLTKLNNIDLQEIHDGQAIAVSPEVTVTPVDVPHRNEFTETFGFWITGTEKKVLYIPDIDRWEQWDTDIYEACKEADICLLDGTFHSTEDLKNIGRDYREIPHPLMTETMDRLQDLVEQTEIYFIHLNHSNPVLDKERAVRNELEMKGFHIAEEGMEFVL from the coding sequence ATGAGCAAGGTCGTTTTACATGTGTTAGGAACGGCTCAAGATGCCGGTCTGCCACATCCAAATTGCTTTTGTGAAAACTGTACGGAAGCCATAAAAAATCCAACGTTTAGGCGCACAGCAGCATCGTTAGCCATTGTGCTGCCTGAAGAGAAGGCTTGGCATTTGATCGACGCAACACCAGATTTGAAAGAACAGATGGCGAGGGTACAGATGAAGCACAATCTGCAAGGGCAACTCATGTCGAGCGTCTTTTTGACACATGCTCATCTAGGCCACTATCCTGGATTATTGTTTTTAGGAAGAGAAGCGATCGGTGCAAATAAAGTACCAGTACTGGCAGGGGCAAAAATGAAGAGACTTTTGGAAGAACAGGCGCCTTGGAGCCAATTAACAAAACTCAATAACATTGACCTACAAGAAATACATGATGGTCAAGCGATTGCTGTTTCACCGGAAGTCACCGTTACACCTGTGGATGTCCCCCATAGAAATGAATTTACTGAGACATTTGGATTTTGGATTACAGGGACGGAGAAGAAAGTGTTGTACATTCCGGATATCGATCGATGGGAACAATGGGACACGGATATTTATGAAGCGTGCAAGGAAGCGGATATCTGCTTACTTGACGGCACATTTCATTCCACCGAAGATCTTAAAAACATTGGCCGGGATTATCGGGAAATCCCACATCCGCTCATGACAGAAACAATGGATCGATTACAAGATCTAGTGGAGCAAACTGAGATTTATTTCATTCATCTCAATCACTCAAATCCCGTGCTTGATAAGGAGCGAGCGGTTCGGAATGAGCTGGAAATGAAGGGCTTTCATATTGCGGAGGAAGGTATGGAGTTTGTTTTGTGA
- a CDS encoding amino acid ABC transporter ATP-binding protein, which produces MTLIQVKNLKKSFGELEVLKDINVEIKEQEVVCVIGPSGSGKSTFLRCLNRLEGITGGHVLIDGKDITDPKLDINKVRENVGMVFQQFNLFPHMTVLQNIMHAPLQLRKGDKQSIEKQALELLAKVGLSDKAKASPSELSGGQKQRVAIARALAMNPKIMLFDEPTSALDPEVVGDVLSVMKQLALEGMTMIVVTHEMGFAREVGDRVIFMDGGYIVEENVPEELFGNPQEIRTKSFLSKVL; this is translated from the coding sequence ATGACGTTGATTCAAGTGAAAAATCTTAAAAAGTCCTTCGGTGAACTCGAAGTACTAAAAGACATAAATGTTGAAATTAAGGAACAGGAAGTTGTATGTGTAATCGGACCGTCTGGTTCAGGTAAGAGTACATTTCTTAGATGCTTAAACCGCTTGGAAGGGATTACGGGCGGTCATGTACTAATCGATGGTAAAGATATAACAGATCCGAAGCTTGATATTAATAAAGTAAGAGAAAATGTCGGAATGGTTTTTCAGCAATTTAATTTATTCCCACATATGACCGTTCTTCAAAATATCATGCACGCACCTTTACAACTACGAAAAGGTGATAAGCAGTCAATTGAAAAGCAAGCCCTTGAGTTGCTGGCAAAAGTGGGCTTGTCCGATAAAGCGAAAGCGTCGCCAAGCGAACTTTCGGGTGGACAAAAGCAGCGTGTGGCAATCGCCCGGGCCTTAGCAATGAATCCGAAAATTATGCTTTTCGATGAGCCTACATCTGCACTTGACCCCGAAGTTGTAGGCGACGTGCTTTCTGTTATGAAACAACTTGCATTAGAAGGAATGACGATGATTGTTGTGACGCATGAAATGGGCTTTGCGCGTGAAGTTGGGGACCGTGTTATTTTTATGGATGGAGGTTACATCGTAGAAGAGAATGTACCTGAAGAATTGTTTGGGAATCCACAGGAAATCCGAACAAAATCATTTTTAAGTAAAGTACTCTAA
- the nhaC gene encoding Na+/H+ antiporter NhaC: MKKEMTFGLSIIPILALVISAASSIFIWKAGMHIPLLIGVFAAAVIAKICGWRWEKIEKMMVNGVSRALPAVFILLIIGIIVGTWIASGVIPTMIYYGLSIIEPSLFIPLVALITGIVSITLGSSFTSIATIGIAFMAIGEGLGFPPGLVAGAVISGAYFGDKLSPLSDTTNIAPAMAETDLFSHIKHMLWDTIPAFVIALILYWVVGRSGAATHALDTNGIELLKTGLEGVFTIHPLLLLMPVFTIVLMLKRVPAIPTLTIVGLLGAVLAVSVQGSSISSIAQVMTSGFSVDSGVAPVDSLLNNGGLLSMLGTIGLLVIATALGGILEETGSFEVVTRNMIAGVRSTGTLISTTILSTFVVAFASGAQMLAIILPARTFVQTYKDMGIDTKNLSRCVEAAGTVGINLVPWSVPAIFAASILGVSPGEFIPYAFFAFLVPLINIVFGFTGWTITKKSYQKEDEINTEGAISL, encoded by the coding sequence ATGAAAAAAGAAATGACTTTTGGACTTTCAATTATCCCAATATTGGCATTAGTAATTTCCGCAGCTTCATCGATTTTCATTTGGAAAGCGGGGATGCATATCCCGTTGCTCATTGGGGTGTTTGCTGCAGCAGTCATTGCGAAAATTTGTGGCTGGCGTTGGGAGAAAATCGAAAAAATGATGGTCAATGGGGTATCCCGGGCATTGCCCGCTGTTTTTATCTTACTGATTATCGGTATCATTGTTGGAACCTGGATTGCGAGTGGTGTGATCCCGACGATGATTTACTATGGCTTATCCATCATTGAACCTTCCTTATTTATTCCGTTGGTGGCACTAATTACTGGAATTGTTTCGATCACATTGGGGAGTTCATTTACCTCCATTGCGACAATCGGGATTGCTTTCATGGCGATTGGGGAGGGGTTGGGATTTCCTCCGGGCCTGGTAGCGGGGGCTGTCATTTCGGGAGCATACTTCGGTGATAAACTATCGCCGTTGTCCGATACGACAAACATCGCACCTGCTATGGCTGAAACAGATTTGTTCAGCCATATAAAGCACATGCTGTGGGACACGATTCCTGCATTTGTCATTGCACTAATTTTGTATTGGGTTGTAGGCCGTTCAGGTGCAGCAACTCATGCTCTGGATACGAATGGAATTGAACTACTCAAAACAGGACTGGAAGGAGTCTTTACCATTCATCCACTTCTGCTTCTGATGCCTGTATTTACAATCGTTTTGATGTTGAAACGTGTACCGGCCATTCCAACGTTAACGATTGTCGGACTTTTAGGAGCTGTACTTGCAGTAAGCGTTCAGGGTTCTTCCATTTCCTCAATCGCGCAAGTCATGACGAGCGGATTTTCAGTGGATTCGGGGGTCGCTCCGGTGGACTCTTTGTTGAATAACGGTGGTCTATTATCAATGTTGGGGACAATTGGCCTGTTAGTCATCGCCACTGCTTTAGGCGGGATTTTAGAAGAAACGGGATCTTTTGAAGTGGTTACAAGAAATATGATAGCAGGTGTCCGTTCAACGGGAACGTTAATCAGCACGACCATTCTTTCAACTTTTGTCGTGGCATTCGCAAGTGGGGCACAAATGTTAGCGATTATTTTACCTGCAAGAACATTTGTCCAAACATATAAAGACATGGGAATCGACACGAAAAACCTTTCCAGATGTGTTGAAGCGGCGGGTACGGTAGGCATTAACCTTGTCCCGTGGAGTGTTCCTGCGATTTTTGCAGCAAGCATTCTAGGCGTCAGTCCAGGAGAATTTATTCCATATGCATTCTTTGCGTTTTTAGTTCCGCTAATTAATATCGTTTTCGGCTTTACGGGCTGGACGATTACGAAGAAGAGCTATCAGAAGGAAGATGAAATAAACACGGAAGGAGCTATTTCGCTATGA
- a CDS encoding catalase: MDQKDEQLQHFRKQNTGPDKQMQEESGMKVSNDQKTLRAGKRGPLMMQDFHFYKKQTHFNRERIPEKVVHARGFGAYGDFELYESMKDYTVAKFLQKPGTKTPVFVRFSNFIGNKGSKDTAVDIRGFAVKFYTEEGNYDSLALQFPVFILADAMKFMDVTHAAKPDPMTHTPQATVAHDRFWDYVVNNPESAHMVMWLMSMRGRPRSWRMMEGYPINTFRFVNEAGKSTFFRMVWKPKLGVHSLLLDEANLIGGVDPDFHRNDLIEAISSGAFPEYELGVQLINEEDEFKFDFDLLDDTKLWPEEVVPVKIIGKLTLNRLMDNFFAEAEQSAFNPANLVPGIEFSNDPVLQGRSFAYRDTELYRQHSANYEDLPVNRPLKEATNNLRDSYMKYHIETDHVHYHNNSLAQNTPAETPPEEGGYENYPEKVEGHVTREHPSDSFQDYFSQARMFWNSLSLPERQDLVESFSYHIGGVKDKTIRQKNVDMFANVDVEMASLIADNVGVEAPKTTNVENDESYPSLSQLNSPHSAMTQKVGVLIGNGFNGEEVQSTLESFKQNGVLFELIGEKLGTVTCSERNELEVDKAFLNVHPVLYDAIYVVGGTAGNQMMFDQHIADFIKMQYMHMKPIGVAAGGEQYLLNTEENNMDGVVVAGENQDFTDKFIEAIAQKRFWDRT; this comes from the coding sequence GTGGATCAGAAGGACGAACAGTTACAGCATTTCCGGAAGCAGAACACGGGACCGGACAAGCAGATGCAGGAAGAGAGCGGCATGAAGGTGTCGAATGACCAAAAGACGCTAAGGGCGGGCAAGCGCGGTCCTCTAATGATGCAGGATTTCCATTTCTATAAGAAGCAGACGCATTTCAATAGGGAACGGATACCTGAGAAAGTTGTCCATGCGCGGGGGTTTGGGGCGTATGGTGATTTTGAGTTGTATGAATCGATGAAAGACTATACAGTTGCGAAATTTCTGCAGAAGCCGGGTACGAAGACGCCTGTATTTGTAAGGTTTTCGAATTTCATCGGGAACAAGGGATCGAAGGACACGGCGGTGGATATCCGCGGTTTTGCAGTGAAGTTTTATACGGAAGAAGGGAATTATGATTCGCTGGCGTTGCAGTTCCCTGTTTTCATTCTCGCAGACGCGATGAAGTTCATGGATGTGACACATGCTGCAAAGCCTGACCCGATGACGCATACTCCGCAAGCAACTGTGGCGCATGACCGATTCTGGGATTATGTCGTGAACAACCCGGAATCCGCCCATATGGTCATGTGGCTCATGTCCATGCGAGGCCGGCCGAGAAGCTGGCGGATGATGGAAGGGTATCCGATCAACACATTCCGGTTCGTGAATGAAGCGGGTAAGTCGACATTTTTCCGTATGGTTTGGAAGCCGAAGCTGGGTGTCCACTCATTGCTGCTGGATGAAGCAAACCTGATCGGCGGAGTCGACCCGGATTTCCATCGGAATGATTTGATCGAAGCGATCTCGAGCGGTGCTTTTCCTGAATACGAGCTAGGAGTCCAACTGATTAATGAGGAAGACGAGTTCAAATTTGACTTTGATCTATTGGATGACACGAAGTTATGGCCAGAAGAGGTAGTTCCGGTAAAGATCATCGGTAAATTGACGTTGAACCGTCTTATGGACAACTTCTTCGCTGAGGCGGAACAGTCCGCTTTCAATCCCGCGAATCTCGTTCCGGGAATTGAGTTTTCGAATGATCCGGTATTGCAAGGGCGGTCGTTTGCGTACCGCGATACGGAACTATACCGTCAACATTCTGCAAACTACGAGGATCTCCCAGTGAACCGGCCGCTGAAGGAAGCGACGAATAATCTACGGGACAGCTACATGAAGTACCATATTGAAACGGATCATGTCCATTACCATAACAATTCGCTCGCCCAAAACACGCCTGCCGAGACGCCTCCTGAGGAAGGCGGATATGAGAATTATCCTGAAAAAGTCGAGGGACATGTGACTAGGGAACATCCGAGCGATTCATTCCAAGACTATTTCTCACAAGCAAGAATGTTTTGGAACAGCCTTTCATTGCCTGAAAGACAAGACCTTGTCGAATCATTCAGCTACCACATCGGGGGCGTCAAGGACAAGACAATCCGCCAGAAAAACGTGGACATGTTCGCGAATGTCGACGTTGAGATGGCTAGCTTGATCGCTGACAATGTCGGTGTCGAGGCACCAAAAACGACAAATGTCGAAAATGATGAAAGCTATCCTTCCCTCAGTCAGTTGAATTCCCCGCATTCCGCTATGACCCAAAAAGTCGGAGTATTGATTGGCAACGGGTTCAATGGAGAAGAAGTCCAAAGCACGTTGGAAAGCTTCAAGCAGAATGGCGTTCTATTCGAACTGATCGGCGAGAAGCTGGGCACTGTCACTTGCTCAGAGCGGAACGAGCTGGAAGTGGATAAAGCGTTTCTAAACGTCCACCCAGTTCTGTACGATGCCATTTACGTAGTCGGAGGCACTGCCGGCAATCAAATGATGTTCGACCAGCACATCGCTGATTTCATTAAAATGCAGTATATGCATATGAAACCGATCGGCGTTGCAGCAGGCGGTGAACAATATCTCCTAAATACGGAAGAGAATAATATGGATGGTGTCGTCGTCGCCGGAGAAAATCAGGACTTCACCGATAAATTCATTGAAGCCATAGCTCAAAAACGCTTTTGGGATCGGACATAA